CGTCGAGGACGGGCGCATCGAGATTGAGGGTCGCCGCGAGAAGGCGGTCCCCGAGGGGTTCGAGTACGTCCGCGAGGACCGCCCGCTGTTCCTCGACGCGGAGCTCACCCTCCCGACCGACGCCGACGGGGCGGGCGCGGACGCGGAGATCGACCGCGGCGTCCTCGAGATCTCGCTCCCCAAGCGCGACAGCGACGTCTCCCGGACCATCCCCGTCGACGACGCGGACGACGAGGGCGACGCCTGACGGGTGGTCACGCTGGTCAACCTTCGCGCCTACTGGCGGTTCGTCGTCGTCCTGCGGCAGTTCTCGCCGCTCATCGTCGCCTACTGGCGTGACAGGCGACGGTACTTCCTGTTCGGCGGGAGCCGCGAGGTCGACGCCGAGACCCAGCGCGAGCGGGCCGCGGTGCTGCTCGACATCCTGCTCACGCTCGGGCCGACGTTCATCAAGCTCGGCCAGATCCTCTCCACGCGGCCCGACATCCTCCCGCCGGCGTACATCGAGGTGCTGGAGGGGCTCCAGGACGACGTGCCCCCGGCGTCGTGGGAGGAGTCGAGGGTCGTCCTCGAAGACGAGTTCGGCCCGGTCGACGAGACGTTCGACGACTTCGACCGCGACCCGATAAGCGGCGCGAGCCTCGGGCAGGTGTACACGGCCCGGTACGAGGGCGATCAGGTGGCGGTGAAGGTCCGCCGTCCCGGCATCGAGTCGCTCGTCGAGGCCGACCTCCGGACGATCCGCTGGTCGATCCCGCTCATCAAGCGGTTCACGGGTGCCGGCCGGGCGTTCTCCTTGGAGAACCTCGCGGACGAGTTCGACAAGACGATCCACGAGGAGATGGACTACGCCCGCGAGCGGACGATGCTCGAAGAGATCCGCGGCAACTTCGCCGACGAGGAGCGGATCCGGATCCCGCGCACGTACGAGGCGGTCTCCGGCCCGCGGGTGCTCACGATGGAGTACGTTCCGGGCACGAAGATAAGCGACGTCGACGCGCTCGACGAGGCGGGCCACGACCGCACCGCGATCGCCGAGACGCTTCAGGAGGTGTACCTCCAGATGATCATCGAGGACGGCGTGTTCCACGCCGACCCCCACCCGGGGAACCTCGCGGTCGACGACGACGGCTCCGTCATCTTCTACGACTTCGGGATGGCGGGCCGGGTCGACCCGTTCATCCAGGAGAAGATCGTGGAGTTCTACGTCGCGGTCGCCAGACAGGACATCGACGCCATCCTCGACACGCTGGTCTCGATGGGCACGCTCTCCCCGGAGGCCGACCGGGAGGTAATGGGCAACGTGATGGAACTCGCCATCGCCGACGCCAGCGGCGAGGACATCGAGCAGTATCAGGTGAACCAGATCATCGAGCAGGTGGAGTCGACCATCTACGAGTTCCCGCTGCGGCTCCCGCCGAACCTCGCGCTGGTCCTCCGGGTCGCCACCGTCGTCGAGGGGGTCTGCGTCACGCTCGACCCCGAGTTCGACTTCATCTCGACCGCGACCGACTACCTCCGCGAGGAGGGGTACTACGAGCAGACCGCCCGCGACCTCGCCGAGGACGCCGGCAGGCAGGTGCAACGGACCACCGAGGCGCTGTTCACCGTGCCGCCGAAGGCGGACGAGTTCCTCGACCGCGCCAACCGCGACGACCTGACGGTCAACGTCGTCTTGGAGGACGACACCGACGTCTTGGAGAAGCTGGCGATGCGGATCGCCTACTCCGTGCTGCTCGCCGTCGGCGTCCTCTCGGCGACGATCCTCTACTCGTTCACCCAGCAGTGGCGGATCGCCTTGGGCATCCTCGCGCTGTCCGCGCCGCTCGCGATCGCCTTGTACCGGTCGTTCCGCACGAAGCGCGGGCTCCGCGCCACGCCGCAGTTCACCCGACAGGGCATGAAGAACCGGCGCGACGACTGACTCAGTTCCGCGCCGACGCTTCCTCGGTCGGCCGACACACCCACACGTCCTCCGCGTCCTCGACCGCGTAGCCGCGCGCCTGTAGCCACTCGCGGAGGTCGTCGTCGGTCGCGGAACCCTCGGCCGCCTCACCCCCGTCGACTCCCGACTCGGCGTCGTGAACCTCGACCACGAGCAGCGGGCGGTGGGTTTCGATCACCCCCGCCGCCCCCCGGAGGACCGCGGCCTCGTGGCCCTCCACGTCGACCTTGATCGCGTCCGGCGACGGGACGGGGACGCCCCCGGTCGCCCCGGACTCGCCGGCTCTCTCGCCCGGCCGGCGATCGCCGACCCTCTCGTCCGGTCGGCGATCGCCGACCCCCTCAACGAGGTCGTCGAGCCGCCGGACCGGGACCGACTCCGTGCCCGCGACGCTCGCGCCCCACCTCGTGGCGAGGTCGCGGTCGAACGCGGAGCACTTCGAGAACGTCGACCGGTAGAAGGTCAGCGTCGCGTCCGCGTCCCCGACTCCCGCCCGCCGGAGGTCGATCCGGTCGCCGAGCCCGTTCCGCTCCGCGTTCCGGGCCAGCCGGTCCGCGCTCTCGCCGTTTGGCTCGAACGCGACCACCCGCCGGTCGGTGTCCCGAGCCAGCGGGATCGCGTGTTCGCCGACGTGCGCGCCGGCGTCGAGGATCACCGCGTCGTCCGGCAGGCGGTCGAGCGCGGCGAGCCCGGGATCGTCGCCGTGGGGGTTCGTCGGCTCGTAGCTCCAGTAGGTCCCGGCGACCGTCCGCTTCGGGGTCGCGACGCCGAGCGCGTACGTCAGGTCGGCGAGCCGGTACAGCGTCCGGAAGCCGAGCCGTTCGGCCCGCGCGGACAGCAGCGAGGTGAGTCCGCTCATCGCGGCGTCACCCTCCGATGACTTGGATCGGCACTAAGAGGAAGCAGAGCGCGCCGACGGCGAACGTGGCGACGCCGACGGCGAGCCGCGGCAGCCCCAGCCCGCCCTCGTCGGTCGGGTCCGCCGGGCCGTTGAACGCGATCACCGCCGCGAACACGCCCCAGAAGGCCCACAGTCCGACGGACTCGTTCAGGCCGAGCCCCCGCCAGAAGTGGAGGTACGCGGCGATCCCGAACAGGACGCCGGGGACGAGCGCCGCGACCGTCTCCTGTCGCGGCCCGAGCATCGCCCGGACCATGTGGCCGCCGTCCAGTTGGCCCACCGGCAGGAGGTTGAGGAGGGTAAAGAACATCCCTACCCACCCCCCGATCACCACCGGGTGGGCGGTGAGCCGCGGGTCGCCGTAGCTCGTCGGCTGACCGAGCACGTCGGCGATGAGCCCCAAGAGCGGCGGGTTGTTGAACCGGATCATCGCCCCGGAGGAACTCGCCAGCTCCGCGGGCACTCGGATCGGGTCGAGCGAGAGGCCGATCGCGGTCACCGCCACCGTCGCGACCAGCCCGGCGATGGGACCGGCCGCGCCGATGTCGAAGAGGACCTTCCGCGAGGGCATGCGGCCGCGGATGCGGATGACCGCGCCCAGCGTCCCGAACGGGAAAATGAACGGGATGACGTACGGGAGCGAGACGGGGACGCCGTGGTAGCGCCCGGCGGCGTAGTGGCCGAGTTCGTGGGTCATCAGGACGCCGAGGACGGCGGCGGTGAACGGCCACGCCCGAAGCAGCGTCAGCGGGTTCGACTGGATCTCCGAGAGCGGGACGTAGTACCAGCCGTACGCGCCGACGAACAGCGTCGACAGCACGGTCGCCGCGAACATGGCGACGTTCACCCAGGGGATCCCGTCGCCGCCGCGGTCGAACGGCGTCGCGACGACGACGTGGCCGCCCTCGACGGCCTCGACGTCGACCTCGTAACCCGCCTCCCGGAAGTACGGAGTCAGCTTCCGCAGCAGCGTCCGCTCCGGGACGTACGACTCGCCATGGTATCGCACGCGGCCGTCCTCGCGACGGACCTCGTCGATCCGGAAGAAGGTTCGGAGCGGCTCCGGACGCGGCGCGCCGTCGTCGGGCGTCGCCGCGTCCTCGTGGTCTGACATCGGCACGTCGTAACCGGTCGGCGAGTATAAACCCCGCGTCGGCGGGCACGGGGACCGGAACCGAACCACCGGAGCGGTCGCTCGCGGATTCGAGCGTGTCCGAAAAGCGCGGGCGGGGACCGCGCCGCGGGTCGAGCGCGGCGGGGATCGAACGAGTCGGCTGCTGTCGCGGCGCGAGACCGGATCAGGCGGGCTCGACGCGCCAGGTCGTCGCGCCCGTGTACGACCACTTCTCGACCGTGAGCTCCGTCGCGGAGTCGCGGAGCTTCACCATCAGCGCGCCGATCTCCTTCGGGGAGAGGTCGACGTCCTCGGAGATGAACTTCCCTTTGAAATACATCTCGCCGTCCTGTGCGCGGTCGAGCAGGTAGTCCTTCAGCCGCTCTTCCTTGCTGCGGTCGTCGTTCGCGCTCGCGTTCGTGGAGGGGTTCGCAGTCGCGCTCATAGTACATCCCACGCTTGCCGCCGGAGGGTGTTATAAAGGTGACACCGTTGGGTGACGTTCAGAGGGTTTCAGGGCGTTTCACCGAGACCGCGCGGCTAAAACGTGTCTGACGGACGT
This genomic stretch from Halorubrum hochsteinianum harbors:
- a CDS encoding Hsp20/alpha crystallin family protein: MSALRDALRDLPDAVFADLLESDEGYVLVIDLPGATAETTEVLVEDGRIEIEGRREKAVPEGFEYVREDRPLFLDAELTLPTDADGAGADAEIDRGVLEISLPKRDSDVSRTIPVDDADDEGDA
- a CDS encoding ABC1 kinase family protein; amino-acid sequence: MVTLVNLRAYWRFVVVLRQFSPLIVAYWRDRRRYFLFGGSREVDAETQRERAAVLLDILLTLGPTFIKLGQILSTRPDILPPAYIEVLEGLQDDVPPASWEESRVVLEDEFGPVDETFDDFDRDPISGASLGQVYTARYEGDQVAVKVRRPGIESLVEADLRTIRWSIPLIKRFTGAGRAFSLENLADEFDKTIHEEMDYARERTMLEEIRGNFADEERIRIPRTYEAVSGPRVLTMEYVPGTKISDVDALDEAGHDRTAIAETLQEVYLQMIIEDGVFHADPHPGNLAVDDDGSVIFYDFGMAGRVDPFIQEKIVEFYVAVARQDIDAILDTLVSMGTLSPEADREVMGNVMELAIADASGEDIEQYQVNQIIEQVESTIYEFPLRLPPNLALVLRVATVVEGVCVTLDPEFDFISTATDYLREEGYYEQTARDLAEDAGRQVQRTTEALFTVPPKADEFLDRANRDDLTVNVVLEDDTDVLEKLAMRIAYSVLLAVGVLSATILYSFTQQWRIALGILALSAPLAIALYRSFRTKRGLRATPQFTRQGMKNRRDD
- a CDS encoding FkbM family methyltransferase, with protein sequence MSGLTSLLSARAERLGFRTLYRLADLTYALGVATPKRTVAGTYWSYEPTNPHGDDPGLAALDRLPDDAVILDAGAHVGEHAIPLARDTDRRVVAFEPNGESADRLARNAERNGLGDRIDLRRAGVGDADATLTFYRSTFSKCSAFDRDLATRWGASVAGTESVPVRRLDDLVEGVGDRRPDERVGDRRPGERAGESGATGGVPVPSPDAIKVDVEGHEAAVLRGAAGVIETHRPLLVVEVHDAESGVDGGEAAEGSATDDDLREWLQARGYAVEDAEDVWVCRPTEEASARN
- a CDS encoding site-2 protease family protein, with the protein product MSDHEDAATPDDGAPRPEPLRTFFRIDEVRREDGRVRYHGESYVPERTLLRKLTPYFREAGYEVDVEAVEGGHVVVATPFDRGGDGIPWVNVAMFAATVLSTLFVGAYGWYYVPLSEIQSNPLTLLRAWPFTAAVLGVLMTHELGHYAAGRYHGVPVSLPYVIPFIFPFGTLGAVIRIRGRMPSRKVLFDIGAAGPIAGLVATVAVTAIGLSLDPIRVPAELASSSGAMIRFNNPPLLGLIADVLGQPTSYGDPRLTAHPVVIGGWVGMFFTLLNLLPVGQLDGGHMVRAMLGPRQETVAALVPGVLFGIAAYLHFWRGLGLNESVGLWAFWGVFAAVIAFNGPADPTDEGGLGLPRLAVGVATFAVGALCFLLVPIQVIGG
- a CDS encoding DUF7123 family protein produces the protein MSATANPSTNASANDDRSKEERLKDYLLDRAQDGEMYFKGKFISEDVDLSPKEIGALMVKLRDSATELTVEKWSYTGATTWRVEPA